The sequence below is a genomic window from Phoenix dactylifera cultivar Barhee BC4 chromosome 8, palm_55x_up_171113_PBpolish2nd_filt_p, whole genome shotgun sequence.
ACTCACAAGAGAAGCCTGGATAACCATAGAATTTTGTCCTTGTGAATCTTGAAGAGGATGGCTAACTAGCTTCGACGTATTCATTAGTTAATGCCTACATGCTTACAAAAAAGATAGCTGAAAAAATAAATCCTTGCTGCTGAATGTGATATTATCTGGTTAAAGTTGTAGGGCTACTTTCTGCAAATTCTAGTTTTACTTGATGACTAATATAGGGCCGAAAATAAATTGAGTTATCCATGAATGTCTTGGATTCGGCTTCATAACAAGCTTGATTGAGCTAGGTTCAACCAGAAAAATGTTGCAGCATgaatttttttcctatttttttctttgaaactaGGAGGGCTAAACCCCACCCGCTAAGCCACACTTACACCATTCCTTAATGGCTGATTCCAGTCTGAATCAAACCCCCATTTATTGTTCAAGTGCCAAGAGATTATACCACATTTAAGCAAGTTCTTGACAGTGAAGCATGAGTACTTTTTAAACTTGACTCATAGAAGAGCTGAGTTTTAAATATACGCCAGCATTCTGCAGGTAGTTTGCTAGTTTCTTGGCCAATTAAATGCATTATCATgaagaataaataaatgcatctgCAGAATAGGAATTTATATTCATAGAATTGATAAATATACGGTCATTTTTTATGGTATCCTCTTCTTATttttcctcccccccccccccccccccccccctctccttcCTTTTGTCAAAGAAAAATAGTATAATTTGAGTCAAGAGGagaatattaatgataaaatgaaaaaaaaatgttggtagGATGAAGAGGACTGAGATGTTGATGGTTGTAATCTCCATTTGATTAAAGAATATGGTTCTTAATAACTATATATACTAGACCTTAGCAAACTGTGGAAGGCTGTAAAATTGAAAAATGATTTTTGTCAATTGTACTAGGATCAAACATTGAAGGCTTATAGCCTTTGGTTTTAGCATTCTCTAACCTTTTGCATCATAAATGGAggtaaatatataatttaacaAGTTGTCCTCCCAATTTTATCTGAGCACTTTCTTTAATTGAGAATTGTATGCTAACAAGAATTTATTTATAGTAGTATGGAGCACTAGTATCTAGCAGATATAATGCATACATTTTACTCAAGAGAGAGAAGAATTCTGGGGATGATCATCATGATACTGCCTCTTCGCTTCGTGCATGTACCACTTAGATCTAGTTATTTTCTGGATGCATAATGGTGATAACTAAGGTGGGCTGATGACACATACATGATACATCCCATCTTATTTAAACCTTGCCCGATGACTAGCTGCACCAAATACAAAGATGGCTGATAAATGATAGCTAGACCTATCGAATTCAAGAATCCTGCAGAGGATCTGAACTTATCatcaatttattttgaattaatttaataaatatgtGGACCCAAAAAATATAGCTTTCTTTTTCATGTCATTGAGGCTTTCATTCTACTAATATATAGCTAAATTTGATGCATATTtaatataaaaagaataaaaattaagaaaatagcaAATAAATATCATGATTTtgagtaaataatgaaatagcCAATAAAAATATTGAATAAGTAAAAtggaattaaaaataaaaactaaactataatAACAAAATcgaatattttaaataaatataattaaaatacaagacaattaaaataaaataaatcatcagagtaaaattttagaataacatataacaaaatataacaaaatatagaataaaactaaaaattaaatataagcaCAACTCAAAGCATATTTCTATTAGTTGTCCCATGCACAAATTAagctaaatataaataaaattatattaaaaagaaaaaatgagttTTATATACATAAGAAAAAGATGAAATTGGTAAAGTATTAAAACTGCAAAAATATAGATTAAACAAATAGTCAAGGAGaagtgtaaaaaaaaaaaaaatagagaaagttTCACATATAAAATTGTATACATATAACTGGAAAAATTCaaacacctttttttttattaataataaatattaaaatgaaTATACGACTCGAGTAGTTtctttaaaaagaaataaattttataaaagagAAAGGCAAATAAGAGGATCCAAACTCCACGGCAGCTTCCTCCCCCGTTTCCGGCTGCCTACGTGGCAAGTTTCTCAATCCTAGCATCCTCCGGTATTTTAATGTTTGAATACGTAAAAGGGAGTCAGTAATTCGGTACCGTTCCGTTGGAAACCCACCATCATGCATGTCGCTCTTTCTTCGTTAACTTTGACCTTTGCCTGACTTCAACGATCGCGTTTTGACTTTCTGATCAAGAACCAAGGAATCAGCGGTTCATCTATCATGCATCTGCGGTTACGTAACAGATGATGATTCCGTTTTGCCATCAGATTTTCTGTAAAGAGTAATTGCGTACCGCTTGATTGGTGGGCTTTTTCTTTGGGAACCACGCGACCATGCGGATTTAGGTGCGCGCCGGCGCAGAGAAAACAACTTCGAATTTTTCATTACACTTGTGGGAAGATGTACATGGGACGTGTCGTTGGTTTCCACAATCGTAAACTCTAACATGCTAGTGCTCCTCTACTAAATTGGATCACTCGTCGTCTGGTCCACGTAACCCAAGCCTGTGAGATGGATTGCTGAGTTTCCTGGCTAAATTATTGACCTGAAAGTGAGCGATGTGGACATGTCGTCATCTAAGTTTGATCACCAAAACCTTTTTAAATCGCTTGATTTTGACTTCTTAACGCTGATTAGTATAATTTGAAATGAAGACGGCTACACCATGGGCGCCAAGAATataacatctctctctctctctctctctctctctctctctctctctctctctctctctctctctctctctctatatatatatatatatatatatatatatatatatatatatatatataacaagtATCTAATCAACAATTTGTATTTAGCTATGACATCAGTATTCCTTTCAGTTCTCTTCTATGTATTGACTATGCATTTCTAAACTACATAAATCGAAAAAGATGCAACTCATCATTACACAGCCCTATAAGGCAGACATCATTGTCATCGAAtgaaaaaattttgaataaaaaagaaagcgTATAGCAAGTCAcatacaaaagaataaaaagaagatAAACAAGTATATCGAGATGAGGTCGATTAAGATATTGGCCGACCGACGAGCATTCCTTCATCAATCGCCTATATGCATGCAAGAAAATGAGGATATTTTGATTTGCTGTGAAAGGGAGAGAGCATTAAATTGGGCAGTTATACAATCGTGTGAACCAGAAGGGTTTTTGTAAATGAAAATTATAGCCATTACTTGATTTTCTCACTACTTACGAAACATGAATATTTATTGCGCCAATTTGTTAAATATACAGGCGTACTAATCCTAAATATAATGACAATTGCCGATTGACTTTGTGAAATTACTCTTAATTTTCTCCAAAGGTTACACTGttattttctcaaaagaaatcaCATTATTCTACTAGTACTCTTTCTTGTTCCCATTATAATTACCGAAAATTAATGCTATTTTGATGTCCTGATGACTGACAGCTAAAGGTTACATTTTAGCTGGTATCATACTTTGATGTGGAAAAGGTATTGGAAGGATATCTCTTTGTATCTATTTATcttagaaaatattcttgattgtttccttttctttttcatggcaGGGGGGACTTAAAGAGAGGTCCCCAAATATTCTTGAATTTCACATTGAATATTTTCACtggatttaatttaattttacttttttcaaagaaaaatgatGAGGATGCCATCGGACATCGTTTGTATATCCAAAACCTCTCTCAATCGCATGCACAGATGAGAACAGGGCCTAGCACTATATAAACCAAAGATCAACTTCATAGTTTTTTATCTTAAAGTTGTATTCATGCTTACTTTTATGCAAGTATGTGCGTGCATGCGTGCAAGCATACAAGCTTGCATGAATGTATACATGTGTTCCACGTACAAATTAGCTCCCTGGACAAGCGCAATACATGTGTGCCACCGTTGATTAATTGACATAAAATTGATCGTGCTTCACAAATGAAAGGTGCTACAAATCAACGAATCCATGCACTGCATGCCATAATAGTGATCCAAAAGACGATAGAACCGTCGTTTAAGCTACATTAAATCAACGCTAGCTGTCTCTCTTATCCAACATCAGTCCATGAAGACACCTAATGTTGGCAGCCACCCACCACAAGCAGGTCGCGACTGCTTCATGATCTATATCTACCAGAGAAATCCACAGGCAAGCAGCTGATAGATCAAACGGCGGAACGCCATCATCTTACCTTTCCGATTATTGTTGCACCCATCCATTGTTGGTGAAATTGGCTTTTCTCACCTCATTCCATTGGCAGGCCTAACTTCCCTATTTCTTGAATGAATTCAATTGCCGAAAAGTCTTAATTGGAGAAAAAGCAGCCACCGTTTTGAACCTCGGACCAACCATCGCGTTTTAACTCTCCCTCCCAAGTAATTCCCTACTATAAATACTCATCACCTTCCTCTAACGTTTGCCTCACCAACTCTTTCTTCTCTCAATATTATTTCCACGTCCAACACGCTTACTCCCTTGTTCACCTTACAAACTTGCCTTCCAATGAAAATGACTGCCAGGGTTTTAGTCATCATGGCATTAGCCATGGCCTTGGCCACTTCCCTTGCCTCACCAATTGCTCCCAGTGAAGTGGAGGAGCACTTAACCAATGAAGAGGTCTCTCCGTCGTTGAGGGGAGTGAGTCGTTTGCTAGCCCAATCCAATCCAAAAGCCTCCATGACATGCGATAAATACCCGAGGATTTGCTACGCCAGAGGAAGCCCGGGCCGGGAGTGCTGCAAGAAGAAATGCGTGAACGTGATGAAAGACAACCAGAACTGCGGATGGTGCGGGAGGAGGTGCGGATATGGGCAGACGTGCTGCAGTGGCCAATGCGTCAATGTGCTGTATGACCTCAGGAACTGCGGGGCGTGCAAGAACAAGTGCAAGCAAGGTGGCTTCTGCAACTACGGGATGTGCAACTATGCTTAGTTGATTGCTTGGCTCGGAGTTTCATACATGTCTATGATGTGCACTTTATATATTTCGTATATATGTACGTAACTATACAAGGCTTGTATTTGTTAATCACCATGTTTGTTATTTCATGCAtgtaaccatatatatatagcagCCATGTAGGCTGAATGATGGGAATAGATACATATGATAATATTGATATTCAAATAAGAAAGAACACCGTTTCTTTTCGTTTAGCAGAACACCATACGTGTTTATACATCTCTCTTTCCAAAATTATCTTCTTGCGTTTCTTTCAAATATCAAAACACGCTTATGGCCAAGCACCACTTAAGTATTATTTATCACGCAAGATATCTAGCTTTAAGGGGAAAAGAAATCATGAAGTAGCCGATCAAAAGAGCCTATTTTCATTGCTCTGAACCCCACATGTCACGATTTTGTTTTTTCTCATCTTCCTTAGATACCACACAAGAGCTCCAACACCCACCGCACCAATTGAAAATACGGTAGTTCCTGCAGTAATATCAATGTTATCATGCATGTAGggtgattaaaaaaataaaaatgaatataaTGTCTGGGTATATACAAGGAGTCCTTACCGGCTATAACTCCAGCAGATACTTTATGCCTTGAAGAGTCACCATCTGCACGTATGCATATATAGGATTATGAACACGGTTGATACAAAGTAGGCAAATCCAGCGTCCATGtcttctttagtattttttgGCACAAATCTTCTTAATCTATTTTACTGGCTTACTGATAACCTAACAACttatatagaataataattgaaaattttcttttttcctgtgAAAAGAAAATCATCTTCGAGTGGATTGGGATAAAAATGCGACAAGTTACATGTATTATGAATAAGCGGATATAGGCTCTTaccaaaaaagaacaaaaatagctATAGGCTAAAATTATCCATAGTCTTTTTAATTTTGGTCAGAAATTTTGAGGATCTAGAAATTTTAATGCTACATAGAACATTACGATTGAGAATATGACCAACTAAAATTAACCATGACATATCAAATCAACTACATGCTTAAAACAGTGCCCGAACTTAGTATTACATATGTTGggagcaacttatcaaaggcagAACCGCGCGCTAGAGAAACACTGTAAAACTAGCGATCGATTTAACTagatgccaaaggatccaattaaaattttcaattaTAGCCGTCCGCTATCATGTCATACATTGGCGAATTTACTCATAAGCCATCAGGTCGGTTTTAATCACAAAGATGGATTACATGATGATCATCAGGACATTCTCCATAACCTACTTTTTAATGGTGCAACTGGAGCAATTTTTCTCTTCATGCATACaattcttcattatttttggGAATTATTTGGTCACTGAAATGATTCTTTATTCTTATTTAACAAATCCGGGTATCGATAAACCATTACTACATGTGAAatgcaacatatatatatatatatatatatatatatatatatatatatatatatataaggtgaACATTTGCTCGATAGTTTGTGTACATCTCGGGATGTCATAAGATTCTAAAATTGTgatagaagagaaagaaaaaaggattgATACCTTCGAAGTACGGCCCAGTTACCACGTCCAAAAGAAGAAGCGCATTTAGCTTTACAGCTTTCTTTCTTCTATATTATATTTTCCTTAGATGCTTCAGAGATCACGAATCTGTGCTTTCCCAGTTCTAATATCATTGGAGTTATTAATGTAATCGTTGAGTGATCTataatttatttctttctcgTAAAACCCTAAAAATCAACATAATCTAGTAGATGTGTGATTATAtgacataataatataatgTACGGATCGGGAACATACTGCGAGCAGGAGAGAGGGACTAACCGGTACAGTAAGTAGTGACATTCCCTTCAtcacaaaggcaaagaaaactCCGCGATTCGGTATCGAACCCACACGTTCCCCTACCCCTCGCCCTATCGCGGCACTGGAGACACCGAGTGGTGACCGGGATCTCGAAATCCACCCGAATCCCATACTCCGGCACCTGATCATACGGCGGAAAGCTCGCTCCCACGGTCCTCCAGTACACGCTAGTATACGACGCACAGTGCTTCAGCATCAGCCTCAGCGACTCCGAAGCCTTGGGATAGTAAGAGCAGCAGCTGGTCCTGGTCTCCACCAGAGCGTTCGGACACACCGGCAAGTTGCGGCACAGATACCCGGCGCTGTCGCAGGCCGAGTCGCAGCGGTCGGGGAACCGGTCGCAGAAGCTCGGCTTCGGCTGGATGATGACCGAGTCCTCGCTGCAGTTGAAGAAGAGATAGTCGTTcctgggggagagagagaagcgaGTGCTGGTGTCGAGGCTGAAGGGAGTGACCGGGCGGCGGAAAACGgcattctcctcctcctcgtcgtcgtcgtcgccgTAGAAGTTGTTGTTGGAGGGGCAGCTCCACATGGAGGGGTCGGTGACCAGGAGGTGGGGGTCGGCGTAATCGATGGCGGCGACCGGGTAGTTGCCCGACGGGGTGCGGAGGATGAGGCGGGAGGAGTTGGTGCAGACGAGCATTCTGCGGTAGTAGGGGTTGCCTTTGGATTAGGATTACTTTGTTGATGGGACGCCTTTGATGCAGAAAAATCTGATTCCTTGTTGGAGTGGGAAGACACCAAAATAGGAAAGGAGGTTGAGAGGCGTggtagaagaaaagatagagggGATCACCACACGGCGTGAAGAGaataagggagaagagaagccaCGCACGGcgcggagaagggagaagaggagaagagaggaggcggcggcccaagagaaaggagttttcattcaatcatcaattgTCCAAATTTATATGGGATTGGCTTTTATATAGGTCTTACGTCAAATCAAATAATTGACCAACAAAACAATAATTGAGCCCTAACACATTGGGCCATACATCAAATCAATTAATCCTACTAACACTAGACCATTAAACTAATTGATCACACCCAACATTGAACCTTTATAATTTAGGCCTTATATTGATCAATTGATCTAATCACTTGACTCAACAATCAAATCAACTCAAATAAAAGTACCTAATAATGAAATAGAACAAAAATAACACAGATTCAAATGGATCCAATCCAGGGGCCGACTCAAATTGGTGGCTCAAGGTCATCTTCTAGCCACAATTATGTCGATCTCAGG
It includes:
- the LOC108510927 gene encoding uncharacterized protein LOC108510927; translated protein: MLVCTNSSRLILRTPSGNYPVAAIDYADPHLLVTDPSMWSCPSNNNFYGDDDDEEEENAVFRRPVTPFSLDTSTRFSLSPRNDYLFFNCSEDSVIIQPKPSFCDRFPDRCDSACDSAGYLCRNLPVCPNALVETRTSCCSYYPKASESLRLMLKHCASYTSVYWRTVGASFPPYDQVPEYGIRVDFEIPVTTRCLQCRDRARGRGTCGFDTESRSFLCLCDEGNVTTYCTDGDSSRHKVSAGVIAGTTVFSIGAVGVGALVWYLRKMRKNKIVTCGVQSNENRLF
- the LOC103699797 gene encoding stigma-specific STIG1-like protein 1 — translated: MALATSLASPIAPSEVEEHLTNEEVSPSLRGVSRLLAQSNPKASMTCDKYPRICYARGSPGRECCKKKCVNVMKDNQNCGWCGRRCGYGQTCCSGQCVNVLYDLRNCGACKNKCKQGGFCNYGMCNYA